The Neospora caninum Liverpool complete genome, chromosome X genome includes a region encoding these proteins:
- a CDS encoding putative 40S ribosomal protein S18 produces MSIQVSNNQDFQHILRILNTNVDGREKVVIALTAIRGIGRRVSNLICKKADIDTNKRAGELTADEISKVVAIASTPQQFKIPTWFLNRQKDVRDGKHKHVVANGLDTVWREDLERLKKMRLHRGLRHYWGLKVRGQHTKTTGRHGRTVGVAKKKGC; encoded by the exons ATGTCGATCCAAGTCTCCAACAACCAGGACTTTCAGCACATTCTCCGTATCCTCAACACCAACGTTGATGGACGCGAGAAGGTCGTCATTGCGCTCACCGCCATCCGCGGCATCGGGCGCCGTGTGTCGAACTTGATCTGCAAGAAGGCAGACATCGACACCAACAAGAGAGCGGGCGAGTTGACGGCCGACGAAATCAGCAAG gTAGTGGCTATCGCCTCGACCCCGCAACAGTTTAAGATTCCCACGTGGTTCCTCAACAGAcagaaggatgtgagagaCGGCAAGCACAAGCACGTCGTGGCGAACGGTTTGGACACCGTGTGGAGAGAGGATCTGGAGCGCCTGAAGAAGATGAGGCTTCACAGAGGTTTGCGTCACTACTGGGGACTCAAGGTCCGTGGTCAGCACACCAAGACGACTGGCCGCCACGGACGCACCGTCGGtgtcgcgaagaagaagggtTGCTAA